A section of the Neorhizobium galegae bv. orientalis str. HAMBI 540 genome encodes:
- a CDS encoding DUF4242 domain-containing protein, whose product MPTFIIERDIPGASNLSKADLCAISAKSNEVVENLGVPYTWITSYVAGDKIYCVHEAPSADAIREHADKGGFPANKITEVTSVIGPETANA is encoded by the coding sequence ATGCCTACTTTCATCATCGAACGAGATATCCCCGGAGCGAGTAATCTTTCAAAAGCCGATCTCTGCGCCATATCGGCCAAGTCCAACGAGGTCGTTGAGAATCTGGGCGTGCCCTACACTTGGATCACAAGCTATGTCGCCGGCGACAAGATCTACTGCGTTCACGAGGCCCCGAGTGCCGATGCCATTCGTGAACATGCGGATAAGGGCGGCTTCCCAGCGAACAAAATTACCGAAGTTACATCCGTGATTGGACCTGAGACCGCTAACGCTTGA